The nucleotide window GGAGCTGCGCGCGCGCGGCGTGGAGACGCTGGTGGACGGCGCGCATGGGCCGGGACAGGTGCCTCTGTCGCTGCGCTCGCTGGGCGCCGGCTACTACACGGGCAACTGTCACAAGTGGCTGTGCGCGCCCAAGGGCGCCGCCTTCCTCCACGTGCGCCGCGACTTGCAGCCGGGCCTGACGCCGCTGGCGGTGAGCCATGGGCGCAACTCGCCCCGCACGGACCGCTCGCGCTACCGGTTGTTGTTCGACTGGACGGGGACACATGACCCGTCGGCCGTGCTCTGCGTGCCGGAGGCACTGCGCGTGGTGGGTGGCCTGCTACCCGGCGGCTGGTCCGAGGTGATGGCGGCCAACCGGAGGAAGGCCCTGGCCGCGCGGGCCCTCCTGTGTGAGCGACTGAAAGTCTCCCCCGCCTGCCCCGAGGACATGGTGGGCAGCATGGCGGTGGTGACGCTGCCTCCGGGCTACCCGTTGGAGCCCGAAGCTCCGCTCTACCTGGACCCGCTCCACCTGCGCCTGTTCGACGAGCACCGCATCGAGGTGCCCATCGTCGCGTGGCCCCGGCCTCCCGAGCGTCACGTGCGGGTGTCCGCGCAGCTCTACAACACCCCGGACGAGTACGCCGCGCTGGCGGACGCTTTGGAAGCGCTGCTGCGTTGAGTAGGCTGTGAGACACATATGCCGCGATTCGCCACCATCGACATCGGTACCAACTCCGTGCTGTTGCTGGTCGCGGAGCGCACCGGGGAAGGCCGCTTCGAAGCCGTCCTCGAGCGCGCTGAAATCACCCGCCTGGGACGCGGCGTGGACGCCACCCGCCGCCTGTCCCCCGAGGGCATGGAGGCCACGCTGTCGGTGCTCGAGTCCTTCGCGCGCGAGGCCCGTGAGCAGGGCGCGCAGGACATCGCGGTCTCCGCCACCAGCGCCGCGCGCGACGCGGTGAATGGCGCGGAGTTCCTCGAGGCCGCGAAGACGCGCGCGGGCGTCACGGTGGAGATCATCTCCGGGCAGTTGGAGGCGGAGCTGTCGTTCGCCGCGGTGAGCTCGGACTTCGCGGGCGAGGCGGCCGGGCCCCTGCTGGTGTTGGACATCGGTGGCGGCTCCACCGAGTTCATCTACGGCAACCCCGCCGGCCACGTGGACTTCCGTCACAGCTTCGACGTGGGCGCGGTGCGGCTCACCGAGCGTTTCGTGAGCTCGGACCCGATTTCCGCCGAGGACCGCGCGCGCATCCAGGCGCACCTGCGCGAGACCTTCAAGGCGCTGCCGCCTCCGCCTCCTGCCTCGGTGCTGGTGGGCGTGGCGGGCACGGTGACGACGGTGTACGCGGTGAAGCACGCCATCGACCCGTACGACGCGGCGCGGGTGCACGGCGGCACGCTGTCGGTGGGCGAATTGGGCGCGCTGGTGGACCAGCTGTGCCAGCAGCCTCTCGAGGCTCGGCGCGCGCTGCCGGGCATGCAGCCCAAGCGCGCGGACGTCATTCCCGCAGGTGCAATCATCCTGCTGGAGGCGGTGAAGGCGCTGGGGCTGGATGGCTGCCGGGTGAGTGACCGGGGCTTGAGATGGGGACTGCTCGCGCACCGCTTCGGCGCGGGGGCCTCCCGTTCATGAGCGCGCCCTCCGTGAGCGTCTCTCCTCCTCCGTCTCCGTCACCCTCGCCCACCAGCACGCCCGTGGCTCCGGCGGCGAACGCCGGCTACGCGCTGCTCATCCTCACGCTCATCAACCTGGTCAACTACCTCGACCGATACATCGTCGCGGTGGCGCTGCCGGGCATCCAGCAGGAGTTCGGCATCAACGACACCCAGTCGGGCCTGCTCGGCACCATGTTCATCGTGGTGTTCATGCTGGCCTCGCCGCTGGGTGGCTTCCTCGGTGACAGGTATCCTCGCAAGTTCCTGGTGGCCGGCGGCGTGCTGTTGTGGAGCCTCGCCACGGGGGCCAGCGGGCTCGCCACGTCCTTCATCGCGCTGCTCGTCGCGCGTGCGGTGATTGGCATCGGCGAGGCGGGCTATGGCGCGGTGGCGCCGAGCATCATCTCGGACCTGTACCCTCGCGACCGGCGCACGCGGATGCTGGCGCTCTTCTACATCGCCATCCCGGTGGGCGCGGCCGCGGGCTACGGCCTGGGCGGGTGGCTGACGCAGAAGTACTCGTGGCACGTGGCCTTCTTCGCCGGAGGCGTGCCGGGCCTGATTCTGGGCGCGATGGCGTTCTTCATGCCGGAGCCCCAGCGCGGAGCCATGGACGGCCCGGACGCGCAGGTGAAGCTGCCCTTCATGGTCGGCCTGCGAGGCCTGGGACGCAACGCGGCCTTCTGGGCGGTGACGGCGGGCTACACGCTGATGACGTTCTCCATCGGCGGCCTGGGCTTCTGGATGCCGACGTACCTGGTGCGCGAGCGCGCCATGTCGGCGGACAGCTCCGGGTTCCTCTTCGGCGCGATTACCGCGGTGGCGGGCCTGTTGGGCACGGTGGCCGGCGGGTGGCTGGGCGACAAGCTGGACCGCAAGCGCGAGGGCGGTGGCCTGTGGATGTCGGGCATCGGCCTCCTGCTCGCGGCGCCGTGCATGTACCTGGCGGTGCACCTGAAGGACGTGGGGCCCACGTTCGCGGCCATCGGCGCCGCGCAGTTCCTCATCTTCCTCAACAGCGGCCCCATCAACGCGGCCATCGTCAACTGCGTGCCGCCCGCGTTCCGCGCCTTCGCCATGGGGCTCAATGTGCTGTGCATCCACCTGCTCGGGGATGCGATTTCGCCCACGCTCATCGGCAACATCGCCGACGCGTCCAACCTGCGCACCGCCATCGCGGTGAACGCCCTGCCCGTGCTGCTCGGCGGACTGGCGCTGCTCGTCGGCGCGCGACTGTTCCGGGACGCGGTGCCCCGGGAGCGCGCTACCGCCTGACGGCGGCGTCCACCTTCGGCCGGTACTCGTCCGCCAGTCGCTCCACTTCCGTGGCCAGTCGCTCGCCATCCGCGAGCAGCAGCGCCTTGAGGCGGGCGCGGTTGCCCAGCATGAAGAACACGTCCACGTCCCGCCGCAGCACGTCCGAGCGCTCGGAGAAGTAGAGCGTGAAGAGGGCCAGCGGAGGCACCTCGACGAACGTGAAGAGCGCGAGGAGCGCGCCACCCAACACGCCCGCCGTCACGGTGAGCGCCGCCCACCAGACGAGCATCACGACGAAGCCCGTGAGGAATTTCACCGTGGCCTGCACGTCGAGCTCCGCCTTGCGGCTGGCGGCCCGAGGCACCTGGTACGGCAGCCAGAACAGCACGAGCCCCAGCACGAACAGCGGCAACCCGAACACCAGCGCGAGCAGGTTCTTCACGATGAACGACGTGACGTTGCCCGGCCGGTAGACGAGCGCCAGGTCCGACGGCCCCGTCGCGTGCACCAGGTCCAACCGACGCTTGAAGGACGTGAGCTGGGCGCGCAGGTCCTCAAATCGCGCCGGTTCCTGCGTGCGGAAGAGTTGCACGCCACGAGCCCACAAGCGCAGCCGCTCCGCATCCAGCGCGCCGCCCTGCTTGAAGGCGAAGAGCTGCTCGGCGAGCTGAATCAACGGCAGGTCCGCCCACTGCTCCAGGTTGAGCGTCACCGCGCGCAGCCCCTCGGCGATGCGCTCCGTCAACGCGCGCACCGATTCCTGCTCGGAGGCCACGTCCACGGGCTGGAACGCGGTGGCGTCGATGGCGGGCCCCACGTCGATGAGGACCTCACTGCGGAACACATGCTTCTCCGCGTACGTGAGCC belongs to Myxococcus fulvus and includes:
- a CDS encoding spinster family MFS transporter; the encoded protein is MSAPSVSVSPPPSPSPSPTSTPVAPAANAGYALLILTLINLVNYLDRYIVAVALPGIQQEFGINDTQSGLLGTMFIVVFMLASPLGGFLGDRYPRKFLVAGGVLLWSLATGASGLATSFIALLVARAVIGIGEAGYGAVAPSIISDLYPRDRRTRMLALFYIAIPVGAAAGYGLGGWLTQKYSWHVAFFAGGVPGLILGAMAFFMPEPQRGAMDGPDAQVKLPFMVGLRGLGRNAAFWAVTAGYTLMTFSIGGLGFWMPTYLVRERAMSADSSGFLFGAITAVAGLLGTVAGGWLGDKLDRKREGGGLWMSGIGLLLAAPCMYLAVHLKDVGPTFAAIGAAQFLIFLNSGPINAAIVNCVPPAFRAFAMGLNVLCIHLLGDAISPTLIGNIADASNLRTAIAVNALPVLLGGLALLVGARLFRDAVPRERATA
- a CDS encoding Ppx/GppA phosphatase family protein, with amino-acid sequence MPRFATIDIGTNSVLLLVAERTGEGRFEAVLERAEITRLGRGVDATRRLSPEGMEATLSVLESFAREAREQGAQDIAVSATSAARDAVNGAEFLEAAKTRAGVTVEIISGQLEAELSFAAVSSDFAGEAAGPLLVLDIGGGSTEFIYGNPAGHVDFRHSFDVGAVRLTERFVSSDPISAEDRARIQAHLRETFKALPPPPPASVLVGVAGTVTTVYAVKHAIDPYDAARVHGGTLSVGELGALVDQLCQQPLEARRALPGMQPKRADVIPAGAIILLEAVKALGLDGCRVSDRGLRWGLLAHRFGAGASRS
- a CDS encoding aminotransferase class V-fold PLP-dependent enzyme; the protein is MSAPLRSHWGLDPQVRFLNHGSYGACPTAVLQKQSELRARMEAEPVRFLHREIEPLLDEARGVLADFLDADTEDVSFVTNATHGVTTVLRSLRFQPGDELLTTDHEYNASRNALDFVAEHGGAKVVVAKLPWPVTSAQAIVDTVLAHVTPRTRLFLVDHVSSQTALVMPLSKLVSELRARGVETLVDGAHGPGQVPLSLRSLGAGYYTGNCHKWLCAPKGAAFLHVRRDLQPGLTPLAVSHGRNSPRTDRSRYRLLFDWTGTHDPSAVLCVPEALRVVGGLLPGGWSEVMAANRRKALAARALLCERLKVSPACPEDMVGSMAVVTLPPGYPLEPEAPLYLDPLHLRLFDEHRIEVPIVAWPRPPERHVRVSAQLYNTPDEYAALADALEALLR
- a CDS encoding lysophospholipid acyltransferase family protein, coding for MFYACVRAVVAVCLRLFYRVKVNASGAEPEGPVLFVGNHPNGLIDPGLVFILTRRKVTFLAKAPLFRMPVIGWLLKGLDALPVYRKQDDPTKMGGNEGTLDAAKGALVQGRAITIFPEGKSHSEPGLAELKTGASRIALSAVREGAPVRIVPVGLTYAEKHVFRSEVLIDVGPAIDATAFQPVDVASEQESVRALTERIAEGLRAVTLNLEQWADLPLIQLAEQLFAFKQGGALDAERLRLWARGVQLFRTQEPARFEDLRAQLTSFKRRLDLVHATGPSDLALVYRPGNVTSFIVKNLLALVFGLPLFVLGLVLFWLPYQVPRAASRKAELDVQATVKFLTGFVVMLVWWAALTVTAGVLGGALLALFTFVEVPPLALFTLYFSERSDVLRRDVDVFFMLGNRARLKALLLADGERLATEVERLADEYRPKVDAAVRR